A stretch of the Lolium perenne isolate Kyuss_39 chromosome 3, Kyuss_2.0, whole genome shotgun sequence genome encodes the following:
- the LOC127340881 gene encoding putative F-box/FBD/LRR-repeat protein At4g03220: protein MARRDGEIPTKRSNLSDGGGSDDRLSALPDDLLLQILLKLVDTAVAARTSVLSTRWRRLWTLLPELLFYPATEPLAIRAALESHEAAALRDLDITLLDATPESVAGWLPIAARRLPGHLKLVNIFEPDESDGQAREIVAFLLPCFQNATSIHLQLGYLGMALHPLGVFARLTDLNLISVQLYGSCMLGEAVSSPRCPSLQKLVVHGARGLGNFTVQSESLKQLTLRNVHGLEQLTVIAPALLSLSVICSFHSTTTMNQPVATISAPQLMSLIWVDAYDRRFTQLGEMENLQRLSTYPFFVYGHNDSHKVVNSYTMKLLSHFKLIQTLNFKLLYPLEITNHEYLMEDITRLPNIVVMNLHIEPKAHSFGTSLFHLLSMCTGVRKLTITLDCKTSHPVQTVCSAGCVCDQTPNWKTEELTLNCLKTLNLSNWGATDHEAALVKRLLEWATVLQTMTVTFDRSVAGSKAKEFCQMLQIFSRPEICMRGPHFV, encoded by the exons ATGGCGCGCCGCGACGGGGAGATCCCCACCAAGAGATCCAATCTCTCCGATGGCGGCGGCAGCGACGACCGCCTCAGCGCGCTTCCCGACGACCTCCTTCTCCAGATCCTTCTCAAGCTCGTCGacaccgccgtcgccgctcggaCCAGCGTCCTCTCCACTCGCTGGCGCCGCCTCTGGACCCTCCTCCCGGAGCTCTTGTTTTACCCCGCCACCGAGCCCCTCGCCATCCGCGCCGCCCTCGAATCCCACGAAGCAGCGGCCCTCCGCGACCTCGACATCACTTTACTCGACGCCACCCCCGAGTCCGTGGCGGGTTGGCTTCCAATCGCCGCGCGCCGCCTCCCCGGCCATCTAAAACTCGTCAACATCTTTGAACCGGACGAATCAGATGGCCAGGCTCGGGAAATAGTCGCCTTTCTGCTGCCCTGCTTCCAGAACGCCACCTCGATCCACCTCCAACTGGGATATCTTGGCATGGCCCTGCATCCATTGGGCGTATTCGCACGGCTCACCGATCTCAACCTGATTTCCGTCCAGCTATATGGTTCGTGCATGCTCGGCGAAGCTGTCTCCTCGCCGCGGTGCCCGTCTTTGCAAAAGCTCGTCGTCCATGGTGCCCGCGGTTTGGGCAACTTCACCGTTCAGTCCGAGTCTCTTAAGCAATTGACGCTGAGGAATGTGCACGGGCTGGAGCAGCTCACTGTTATCGCGCCGGCACTCCTATCCTTAAGTGTCATCTGCAGCTTCCATTCCACCACGACCATGAATCAACCTGTTGCAACCATCTCCGCTCCTCAGCTGATGTCCCTCATTTGGGTGGATGCCTATGATCGAAGGTTCACCCAGCTTGGCGAGATGGAGAATCTACAGCGGCTGAGCACCTACCCTTTTTTCGTATATGGACATAACGATTCACATAAAGTAGTCAATAGCTACACCATGAAGCTTTTGTCGCACTTTAAGCTCATCCAGACTCTGAATTTCAAGCTTCTCTATCCACTG GAAATTACTAACCATGAGTACTTGATGGAAGATATTACAAGGCTACCAAATATTGTGGTCATGAACCTGCATATAGAACCAAAGGCACATTCCTTTGGAACCAGTTTGTTCCATCTCCTCAGTATGTGTACTGGTGTCAGAAAGCTGACTATTACACTTGACTGCAAAACTAGCCATCCG GTACAAACTGTGTGCTCAGCAGGCTGTGTTTGCGATCAGACCCCTAACTGGAAAACTGAGGAACTCACGCTGAATTGCCTCAAAACACTAAACCTTAGTAACTGGGGAGCAACTGACCATGAAGCTGCTCTTGTGAAACGGTTACTCGAGTGGGCAACAGTGCTACAAACCATGACAGTAACTTTTGACCGCTCAGTTGCTGGAAGCAAGGCCAAGGAGTTCTGCCAGATGCTACAAATCTTCTCAAGGCCAGAAATATGTATGAGAGGGCCGCACTTTGTTTGA